The Branchiostoma floridae strain S238N-H82 chromosome 8, Bfl_VNyyK, whole genome shotgun sequence genome has a segment encoding these proteins:
- the LOC118421598 gene encoding influenza virus NS1A-binding protein homolog isoform X2 yields MMQNGSPEEKEKMTGDPGTTQLVYEDPSYLTTTMGQLNALRRNRHFCDVILQVGPNDIPAHRALLACCSPYLFELFNSEVEGSNHLRYQIENASPAAVEKLVDFAYTSKLCVQAEQVCDLYSAAKLFRMESVRKTCSNYLATHLTPANSVGVRSFAYAVNDHELISVVDKYIRDNIMEVSVNKEFLLLPRLQVELIRKEADTPSSIGDLTLFNLVVEWAQKLVEDSTEDVKDLMEQVHLMLLTPELHLIDCEEADQDMANGDEVILDYQRRAVRKKSTTTPHKRRDGQQNGQRSPRSPGSFRAARKLIMDTEDNCGWGLIAATQTSDHSYVCIAMLDGGLSAITLHERTHSRCVSRQTSMVEDISGSMTLMEPMSHPRCGAGAVELNGKLIAAGGHNREECLDTVEAYDPSMNVWAPLPPMSTSRGRFEMAVLAGKLYAVGGSNGSEELTSAECYNPQTGEWRTVANSKFSRCSSGVAVQDGLLYVVGGQSGQCGLRSCEVFNPETDTWNPISPLNTGRYQTGVCALDGSVFAVGGTDSWNCLSSAEAYSPDDGQWKTIAPLKTARRGAGVAAYKGKLYAVGGFDGVSSLDSVECYDPDTGKWTSVAGMNMPRSNVGVAVVDGHLFAVGGFDGQTFLNTIERYNDETNEWSCFTTTQD; encoded by the exons ATGATGCAAAATGG ATCCCCTGAAGAGAAGGAGAAGATGACGGGAGATCCGGGAACCACCCAGCTGGTGTATGAAGACCCATCGTACTTGACCACCACGATGGGCCAGTTAAACGCTCTGAGAAGAAACCGGCATTTCTGTGACGTTATTCTGCAG GTTGGTCCCAATGACATCCCAGCGCACCGTGCCTTACTGGCGTGTTGTAGTCCGTACCTGTTTGAACTCTTCAACTCGGAAGTGGAGGGCAGCAACCACCTGAGGTACCAGATCGAGAATGCCAGCCCTGCTGCAGTGGAGAAGCTAGTGGACTTCGCCTACACTTCAAA ATTGTGCGTACAGGCAGAACAAGTTTGTGACCTGTACTCAGCTGCAAAGTTGTTCCGCATGGAGAGCGTGAGGAAAACCTGCTCCAACTACCTGGCCACTCACCTCACTCCTGCCAACAGTGTCG GTGTGAGATCCTTCGCCTATGCTGTGAATGACCATGAACTCATCAGTGTGGTGGACAAGTACATCAGGGACAACATCATGGAGGTCTCGGTCAACAAAGAATTCCTGCTCCTGCCACGCCTGCAG GTTGAGCTGATCAGAAAAGAAGCAGATACACCATCCAGCATTGGTGACTTGACACTGTTCAACCTGGTTGTGGAGTGGGCACAGAAGCTGGTGGAGGACAGCACAGAGGATGTCAAGGATCTTATGGAACAG GTGCACCTAATGTTGTTGACCCCTGAGCTACATTTGATCGACTGTGAGGAGGCTGATCAGGACATGGCGAACGGCGACGAGGTCATTTTGGACTACCAGCGCCGCGCCGTCCGCAAGAAGTCGACGACCACACCCCACAAGCGCCGGGACGGACAGCAGAACGGGCAGAGGAGTCCACGGAGTCCGGGCAGCTTCCGGGCCGCTCGCAAGCTCATCATGGACACGGAGGACAACTGTGGCTGGGGGCTGATTGCAGCAACGCAGACATCTG ATCACAGCTATGTGTGCATCGCCATGCTGGATGGCGGTCTGTCTGCCATCACCCTGCACGAGAGAACACACAGCCGCTGTGTGTCCCGTCAGACCTCCATGGTGGAGGACATCAGTGGCAGCATGACCCTGATGGAGCCCATGAGTCACCCTCGCTGCGGGGCCGGAGCTGTGGAACTCAACGGGAAGCTCATCGCTGCAG GTGGCCATAACCGTGAGGAGTGCCTTGACACCGTGGAAGCCTACGACCCAAGCATGAACGTCTGGGCCCCGCTGCCCCCCATGTCCACGTCCCGCGGGCGCTTTGAGATGGCCGTGCTGGCAGGAAAGCTGTACGCAGTGGGAGGGTCCAACGGCTCAGAAGAGCTGACTTCCGCAGAGTGCTATAACCCACAGACTGGAGAGTGGAGAACTGTGGCTAACAGCAAGTTCAGCAGGTGTAGCTCAG GGGTTGCAGTGCAGGATGGGCTGCTGTACGTAGTTGGTGGACAGAGTGGCCAATGTGGTCTGCGCAGCTGTGAGGTGTTCAACCCAGAAACGGACACCTGGAATCCCATCTCTCCCCTTAACACAG GCCGGTACCAGACGGGCGTGTGTGCCTTGGACGGAAGTGTGTTCGCTGTGGGTGGAACCGACTCCTGGAACTGCCTGAGTTCAGCTGAGGCCTACAGTCCAGACGATGGCCAATGGAAGACCATCGCACCTCTCAAAACTGCCAGGCGTGGCGCTGGAGTCGCAGCTTACAAAG GGAAACTCTATGCTGTTGGTGGATTTGATGGCGTGAGCTCGTTGGATTCAGTCGAATGCTACGACCCCGACACGGGCAAGTGGACGTCAGTGGCTGGCATGAACATGCCTCGCTCCAACGTCGGGGTGGCGGTGGTTGACGGACACTTGTTCGCTGTGGGAGGCTTCGACGGCCAGACATTCCTCAACACGATCGAGAGGTACAACGACGAGACAAACGAGTGGAGTTGTTTCACCACCACGCAGGACTAG
- the LOC118421598 gene encoding influenza virus NS1A-binding protein homolog isoform X3, producing MTGDPGTTQLVYEDPSYLTTTMGQLNALRRNRHFCDVILQVGPNDIPAHRALLACCSPYLFELFNSEVEGSNHLRYQIENASPAAVEKLVDFAYTSKLCVQAEQVCDLYSAAKLFRMESVRKTCSNYLATHLTPANSVGVRSFAYAVNDHELISVVDKYIRDNIMEVSVNKEFLLLPRLQVELIRKEADTPSSIGDLTLFNLVVEWAQKLVEDSTEDVKDLMEQVHLMLLTPELHLIDCEEADQDMANGDEVILDYQRRAVRKKSTTTPHKRRDGQQNGQRSPRSPGSFRAARKLIMDTEDNCGWGLIAATQTSDHSYVCIAMLDGGLSAITLHERTHSRCVSRQTSMVEDISGSMTLMEPMSHPRCGAGAVELNGKLIAAGGHNREECLDTVEAYDPSMNVWAPLPPMSTSRGRFEMAVLAGKLYAVGGSNGSEELTSAECYNPQTGEWRTVANSKFSRCSSGVAVQDGLLYVVGGQSGQCGLRSCEVFNPETDTWNPISPLNTGRYQTGVCALDGSVFAVGGTDSWNCLSSAEAYSPDDGQWKTIAPLKTARRGAGVAAYKGKLYAVGGFDGVSSLDSVECYDPDTGKWTSVAGMNMPRSNVGVAVVDGHLFAVGGFDGQTFLNTIERYNDETNEWSCFTTTQD from the exons ATGACGGGAGATCCGGGAACCACCCAGCTGGTGTATGAAGACCCATCGTACTTGACCACCACGATGGGCCAGTTAAACGCTCTGAGAAGAAACCGGCATTTCTGTGACGTTATTCTGCAG GTTGGTCCCAATGACATCCCAGCGCACCGTGCCTTACTGGCGTGTTGTAGTCCGTACCTGTTTGAACTCTTCAACTCGGAAGTGGAGGGCAGCAACCACCTGAGGTACCAGATCGAGAATGCCAGCCCTGCTGCAGTGGAGAAGCTAGTGGACTTCGCCTACACTTCAAA ATTGTGCGTACAGGCAGAACAAGTTTGTGACCTGTACTCAGCTGCAAAGTTGTTCCGCATGGAGAGCGTGAGGAAAACCTGCTCCAACTACCTGGCCACTCACCTCACTCCTGCCAACAGTGTCG GTGTGAGATCCTTCGCCTATGCTGTGAATGACCATGAACTCATCAGTGTGGTGGACAAGTACATCAGGGACAACATCATGGAGGTCTCGGTCAACAAAGAATTCCTGCTCCTGCCACGCCTGCAG GTTGAGCTGATCAGAAAAGAAGCAGATACACCATCCAGCATTGGTGACTTGACACTGTTCAACCTGGTTGTGGAGTGGGCACAGAAGCTGGTGGAGGACAGCACAGAGGATGTCAAGGATCTTATGGAACAG GTGCACCTAATGTTGTTGACCCCTGAGCTACATTTGATCGACTGTGAGGAGGCTGATCAGGACATGGCGAACGGCGACGAGGTCATTTTGGACTACCAGCGCCGCGCCGTCCGCAAGAAGTCGACGACCACACCCCACAAGCGCCGGGACGGACAGCAGAACGGGCAGAGGAGTCCACGGAGTCCGGGCAGCTTCCGGGCCGCTCGCAAGCTCATCATGGACACGGAGGACAACTGTGGCTGGGGGCTGATTGCAGCAACGCAGACATCTG ATCACAGCTATGTGTGCATCGCCATGCTGGATGGCGGTCTGTCTGCCATCACCCTGCACGAGAGAACACACAGCCGCTGTGTGTCCCGTCAGACCTCCATGGTGGAGGACATCAGTGGCAGCATGACCCTGATGGAGCCCATGAGTCACCCTCGCTGCGGGGCCGGAGCTGTGGAACTCAACGGGAAGCTCATCGCTGCAG GTGGCCATAACCGTGAGGAGTGCCTTGACACCGTGGAAGCCTACGACCCAAGCATGAACGTCTGGGCCCCGCTGCCCCCCATGTCCACGTCCCGCGGGCGCTTTGAGATGGCCGTGCTGGCAGGAAAGCTGTACGCAGTGGGAGGGTCCAACGGCTCAGAAGAGCTGACTTCCGCAGAGTGCTATAACCCACAGACTGGAGAGTGGAGAACTGTGGCTAACAGCAAGTTCAGCAGGTGTAGCTCAG GGGTTGCAGTGCAGGATGGGCTGCTGTACGTAGTTGGTGGACAGAGTGGCCAATGTGGTCTGCGCAGCTGTGAGGTGTTCAACCCAGAAACGGACACCTGGAATCCCATCTCTCCCCTTAACACAG GCCGGTACCAGACGGGCGTGTGTGCCTTGGACGGAAGTGTGTTCGCTGTGGGTGGAACCGACTCCTGGAACTGCCTGAGTTCAGCTGAGGCCTACAGTCCAGACGATGGCCAATGGAAGACCATCGCACCTCTCAAAACTGCCAGGCGTGGCGCTGGAGTCGCAGCTTACAAAG GGAAACTCTATGCTGTTGGTGGATTTGATGGCGTGAGCTCGTTGGATTCAGTCGAATGCTACGACCCCGACACGGGCAAGTGGACGTCAGTGGCTGGCATGAACATGCCTCGCTCCAACGTCGGGGTGGCGGTGGTTGACGGACACTTGTTCGCTGTGGGAGGCTTCGACGGCCAGACATTCCTCAACACGATCGAGAGGTACAACGACGAGACAAACGAGTGGAGTTGTTTCACCACCACGCAGGACTAG
- the LOC118421598 gene encoding influenza virus NS1A-binding protein homolog isoform X1, with product MVIVMDISPEEKEKMTGDPGTTQLVYEDPSYLTTTMGQLNALRRNRHFCDVILQVGPNDIPAHRALLACCSPYLFELFNSEVEGSNHLRYQIENASPAAVEKLVDFAYTSKLCVQAEQVCDLYSAAKLFRMESVRKTCSNYLATHLTPANSVGVRSFAYAVNDHELISVVDKYIRDNIMEVSVNKEFLLLPRLQVELIRKEADTPSSIGDLTLFNLVVEWAQKLVEDSTEDVKDLMEQVHLMLLTPELHLIDCEEADQDMANGDEVILDYQRRAVRKKSTTTPHKRRDGQQNGQRSPRSPGSFRAARKLIMDTEDNCGWGLIAATQTSDHSYVCIAMLDGGLSAITLHERTHSRCVSRQTSMVEDISGSMTLMEPMSHPRCGAGAVELNGKLIAAGGHNREECLDTVEAYDPSMNVWAPLPPMSTSRGRFEMAVLAGKLYAVGGSNGSEELTSAECYNPQTGEWRTVANSKFSRCSSGVAVQDGLLYVVGGQSGQCGLRSCEVFNPETDTWNPISPLNTGRYQTGVCALDGSVFAVGGTDSWNCLSSAEAYSPDDGQWKTIAPLKTARRGAGVAAYKGKLYAVGGFDGVSSLDSVECYDPDTGKWTSVAGMNMPRSNVGVAVVDGHLFAVGGFDGQTFLNTIERYNDETNEWSCFTTTQD from the exons ATGGTGATCGTCATGGACAT ATCCCCTGAAGAGAAGGAGAAGATGACGGGAGATCCGGGAACCACCCAGCTGGTGTATGAAGACCCATCGTACTTGACCACCACGATGGGCCAGTTAAACGCTCTGAGAAGAAACCGGCATTTCTGTGACGTTATTCTGCAG GTTGGTCCCAATGACATCCCAGCGCACCGTGCCTTACTGGCGTGTTGTAGTCCGTACCTGTTTGAACTCTTCAACTCGGAAGTGGAGGGCAGCAACCACCTGAGGTACCAGATCGAGAATGCCAGCCCTGCTGCAGTGGAGAAGCTAGTGGACTTCGCCTACACTTCAAA ATTGTGCGTACAGGCAGAACAAGTTTGTGACCTGTACTCAGCTGCAAAGTTGTTCCGCATGGAGAGCGTGAGGAAAACCTGCTCCAACTACCTGGCCACTCACCTCACTCCTGCCAACAGTGTCG GTGTGAGATCCTTCGCCTATGCTGTGAATGACCATGAACTCATCAGTGTGGTGGACAAGTACATCAGGGACAACATCATGGAGGTCTCGGTCAACAAAGAATTCCTGCTCCTGCCACGCCTGCAG GTTGAGCTGATCAGAAAAGAAGCAGATACACCATCCAGCATTGGTGACTTGACACTGTTCAACCTGGTTGTGGAGTGGGCACAGAAGCTGGTGGAGGACAGCACAGAGGATGTCAAGGATCTTATGGAACAG GTGCACCTAATGTTGTTGACCCCTGAGCTACATTTGATCGACTGTGAGGAGGCTGATCAGGACATGGCGAACGGCGACGAGGTCATTTTGGACTACCAGCGCCGCGCCGTCCGCAAGAAGTCGACGACCACACCCCACAAGCGCCGGGACGGACAGCAGAACGGGCAGAGGAGTCCACGGAGTCCGGGCAGCTTCCGGGCCGCTCGCAAGCTCATCATGGACACGGAGGACAACTGTGGCTGGGGGCTGATTGCAGCAACGCAGACATCTG ATCACAGCTATGTGTGCATCGCCATGCTGGATGGCGGTCTGTCTGCCATCACCCTGCACGAGAGAACACACAGCCGCTGTGTGTCCCGTCAGACCTCCATGGTGGAGGACATCAGTGGCAGCATGACCCTGATGGAGCCCATGAGTCACCCTCGCTGCGGGGCCGGAGCTGTGGAACTCAACGGGAAGCTCATCGCTGCAG GTGGCCATAACCGTGAGGAGTGCCTTGACACCGTGGAAGCCTACGACCCAAGCATGAACGTCTGGGCCCCGCTGCCCCCCATGTCCACGTCCCGCGGGCGCTTTGAGATGGCCGTGCTGGCAGGAAAGCTGTACGCAGTGGGAGGGTCCAACGGCTCAGAAGAGCTGACTTCCGCAGAGTGCTATAACCCACAGACTGGAGAGTGGAGAACTGTGGCTAACAGCAAGTTCAGCAGGTGTAGCTCAG GGGTTGCAGTGCAGGATGGGCTGCTGTACGTAGTTGGTGGACAGAGTGGCCAATGTGGTCTGCGCAGCTGTGAGGTGTTCAACCCAGAAACGGACACCTGGAATCCCATCTCTCCCCTTAACACAG GCCGGTACCAGACGGGCGTGTGTGCCTTGGACGGAAGTGTGTTCGCTGTGGGTGGAACCGACTCCTGGAACTGCCTGAGTTCAGCTGAGGCCTACAGTCCAGACGATGGCCAATGGAAGACCATCGCACCTCTCAAAACTGCCAGGCGTGGCGCTGGAGTCGCAGCTTACAAAG GGAAACTCTATGCTGTTGGTGGATTTGATGGCGTGAGCTCGTTGGATTCAGTCGAATGCTACGACCCCGACACGGGCAAGTGGACGTCAGTGGCTGGCATGAACATGCCTCGCTCCAACGTCGGGGTGGCGGTGGTTGACGGACACTTGTTCGCTGTGGGAGGCTTCGACGGCCAGACATTCCTCAACACGATCGAGAGGTACAACGACGAGACAAACGAGTGGAGTTGTTTCACCACCACGCAGGACTAG